CGCTTGCTGCGGTACTTGGGCCTGCTGCGGCCCTCCTCCTGCTCCAGGCGCTCGGCAATGTCCTCGAGCTGGCGAATCAGTTCCCCCAGGGTGACCGGTCGCTGCAAAGGCGGCGGGGCCACGGGCCTGCGCCAGAGGTGACGCTCGGGACGCCTGGGCAGCTCGATCACCACGTCGTAGGCCGGATCTCCCGAGGAGTCGAGATCGAAGGGATCCTCCAGGGGGGCTTCGGGGGGGAAGGTCTGGGCCTCGAGCACCTCCGCCTTGAGGGAGACCAGCACAGAGGCGGCCAGGAAGGCCTCGCTGGTTTCAGCGAGGTCCTGCTCGTAGCTGCCCCCCCGTTGCCCGCGGTCCGCCCTGACCAGTCGGGGCACCACGATGCGCTGGCGCAGCTGGTCGAGGAAGCCATCGACGACGGCAATCACATCCACGTCCCAGGGGTCCAGGTCGCCGCGTTCAGCGGCGTCCTGCAGCAGCCGGATGGCCAGCCTGGCGCCCCCTTCAGCCAACCGTCTCCCCCTTGCGCTGGGCGCAACCTACCCGCTTTCACCCAGGCCAGCCACCGCTGAGGTTTCACCGGCCGCCGGCAGCAGTCCCAGCTGGGCGTCCACCGTGGCCCGGTAGCGCTGCACGTCTTCCTCGAGTTCGCGGATGCGCACCTGTTGGGCTTCCAGCTCACCGTTGTCGGCGAGGGTTTCCACCTTCTTGATCACTCCGGTCCAGACGGCGAACACCCAGGCGGCGGTGGCCCCCACGCCCCCCACCACCAGCAGCAGCGCGGCCAGGGGCAGGGTGAGGTTGATCCCCGGCAGGAAGCGCACCGTGGTGGCCGCGGTGTTCTCGAGGGTGAACATCACCATCGCAAGGCCGAAGCTGAAGATCAGCAGAAAATTCAGCTGTCGCATCGCTGGGTCCGCAGGCTCTGCCGCACATCTGGATTGGCGTCTGGGAGCGTAAGGAAGCCGCCCTGGATCTGGGCCGGGCGGAGGTCAACTGCAGAGTTTCGTTACCCCTGGATGCTCAGGCCAGGGCAGAGACCCGGACCAGCGCTGGAGGCAACAGGCTGGGAGCCACCAGGCTCTTGCGGATCAAGCCGGTGGGGATCGGTCCGATCACCTTGTTGAAGGCCAGATTTTCGCGGGCCACCAGCGCCTCAATTGAGGCCCGGTAACTGTCGGTGACCAGGCGCGGATAGAGGCCGATGCCGATGATCGGCACAAGCAGAGCGGAGATGATGTAGATCTCCCTGGGCTCGGCGTCCACCAGCTGGTTGTGGCTGGCCAGCTCGGGGTTCTCCTTGCCGAAGAAGATCTCCCGCAGCATCGAGAGCAGGTAGATCGGAGTGAGGATCACTCCCACCGCCGCCAGGGCCGCCATCACGATGCGGAAGCTGAGGGCGTAGGCCTCGCTGGTCACAAAGCCCACGAACACCATCAGCTCTGAGATGAAGCCGCTCATCCCCGGCAGGGCCAGCGAGGCCAGCGAGCAGATGGTCCAGAGGGCGAACATCTTGCGCATTTTCTGGCCCACGCCGCCCATCTCATCGAGCTGCAGGGTGTGGGTGCGGTCGTAGGTGGCCCCCACCAGGAAGAACAGACTGGCGCCGATCAGGCCATGGCTCACCATCTGCAGCATCGCGCCGCTGGTGCCCACGGCGCTGAAGCTGCCGATGCCGATCAGCACGAAGCCCATGTGGCTGATCGAGCTGTAGGCGATCTTGCGCTTGAGGTTGCGCTGGGCAAACGATGTGAGCGCCGCATAGATGATGTTCACGACCCCAAGCACCACCAGCAGCGGAGCGAACTGGGCGTGGGCGTCGGGTAGCAGCTGCACGTTGAAGCGCAGCAGCGCATAGCCGCCCATCTTCAGCAGGATGCCGGCGAGCAGCATGTGCACCGGTGCCGTGGCTTCGCCGTGGGCATCGGGGAGCCAGGTGTGCAGCGGCACGATAGGCAGCTTCACCCCGAAGGCGATCAGCAGGCCCGCATAGGCCAGCAGCTCGAAGCGTGTGCCGAACTCCTTGGCCGCCAGGGCCGAGTACTCGAAGCTGGGGGCGCCGCCGCCTTGGAAGCCCATCGCCAGGGCCGCCAGCAGGATGAACACCGAGCCGCCGGCGGTGTAGAGGATGAATTTGGTGGCGGCGTATTGGCGCTTCTTGGCCCCCCAGATCGCCAGCAGCAGGTACACCGGCAGCAGCTCCAGTTCCCAGGCCAGGAAGAACAGCAGCATGTCCTGAACGGCGAACACGGCGATCTGGCCGCCGTCCATGGCCAGGATCAGGAAGAAGAACAGCCGCGGTTTGAACGTGACCGGCCAGGCGGCCAGCACCGCCAGGGCGGTGATGAAGCTGGTGAGCAGGATCAGCGGCATTGAGAGGCCATCGGCCCCCACCGACCAGGCCAGGCCCAGATCAGGCAGCCACTCCACCCGCTCGATCAGCTGCAAGCCCTCCACCGACGGGTCGTAGCCATTGAGGTAGGCCGCTGCCGTGACCAGGAAGGTGATCAGGGACACCCCGAGGGCATACCAGCGCACGGTCTTGCCGTCGCCGGCATCGGGGATGAAGGGGATCGCCAGCGCGGCGGCGATCGGGAACAGGATCGAGATGCTCAGCCAGGGCACGGCTGCTACGGAGCCTGTCGTCACAGCGAAGTCCAGCAGCACAGGCGAGGCAGGGGAAGCTCGCCGGAGTGTAGAAATGCAGGTCCAGGGCGGTCCGTGCGGATACGGGATTAAACACAGAGTGTCCTGTGGCCCCGGGCGCTTGGATTCGGCCAGGGCCGGGGGCGCCCCGGGCCAGCACCCAGGCCGGCGGCTGGCTGGGCGGCGACCACCTGTGGCCCTGGATTCAGTGGATCCGATCCCAGGGGCGAAGGCTGCTGAAGCCCCTGGCCGGCCCTCAGCCGAAGGCGCTGAACAGCACCACCAGGGCGATCACCCCACCGAACACGATCAGGGCATAGAACTGGGCCCGGCCGGTTTCGAAGTACTTGAGACCCTCGCCGCTACCCAGGGTGAGCAGGCCGGTGAGGTTCACCACCCCATCGACCACCTTGGCGTCCACCTCGAGCACCTGGCGGGCCAGTTTGCGGCTGCCCTGCACGAACAGGCGATCGTTGAGGTCATCGAGGTACCACTTGTTGGCCAGGAAGGCGTTGACGCTGGGGAAGCGGGCCGCCACCAGCCTGGCCAGATCAAGCTTGTGCAGGGAGTAGGCCAGCACCGCCACGGTGATGCCTGTGATGGAGATCGCCACCGACGCGCCGGCCAGGGGCAGGAACTCTCCCCAGCTGAAATGCTCGGCCGCCTCAGCGGCTTCCTGTGGATCGAGCAGGGCCCCGAAGCGGCTGTGCCAGGGGGTGCCCAGCAGACCGATCAGCACCGAGGGCACCGCCAGCACAGCCAGGGGGGCGGCCATCTGCCAGCCGGATTCGTGGGGGTGGCTGGCGTGGTGGCCGTGGCCCTCCCCCTGCTCCTCACTGCTGCTGCCTTTGCCGGCTGCCGCCAGCAGTTGTTGCTTCATGGCGGTGTCATGGCCACGGAAGGGGCCCTCGAAGGTGAGGAAGTAGAGCCGGAACATGTAGAAGGCGGTCATGCCGGCGGTCAGGAAACCGACCACCCACAGCAGTGGGTAACTGGCGAAGGCCACCCCAAGGATCTCGTCCTTGCTCCAGAAACCCGCCAGGGGGGGGATGCCGCTGATCGCCACGCAGCCGATCAAAAAGGTGATCGCGGTGACCGGCATGTACTTGCGCAAACCGCCCATCAGGCGCATGTCCTGGGCGAGCACGGGCTCGTGGCCCACCACTTCTTCCATGGCGTGGATCACCGAGCCCGAGCCCAGGAACAGCATCGCCTTGAAGAAGGCATGGGTGACCAGGTGGAACATGCCGGCGATCGGGGCGCCGCAGCCCATCGCCAGGACCATGTAGCCCAGTTGGGAGACGGTGCTGTAGGCCAGGCCCTTTTTAAGGTCGTGCTGGGTGAGGGCGATCGAGGCCCCCAGGAAGCAGGTGATTGTGCCGACCACGGCAATCACCGTCTGCACATCTGGGAACTGGAGGTAGATGGGCTGGAGCCGAGCCACCAGGAACACCCCGGCGGCCACCATCGTGGCCGCGTGGATCAGGGCCGAGATCGGTGTCGGGCCCTCCATGGCATCGGGCAGCCAGACATGGAGCGGAAACTGAGCCGACTTCGCCATCGGTCCCATGAACACCAGAAGGCAGAGGATCACGGCGGCCACGTGGGTGATGCTGCCGTTGGCGAGGCCCTCGGAGAGCCGCGCAGCGATCTCTTCGAAGCCGAAGCTGCCGGTGGCCCAGAACAGGCCGAGGATGCCCAGCAGCAGGCCGAAATCCCCCACCCGGTTGACGATGAAGGCTTTTTGGGCGGCGTTGGCGGCCCCTTCGCGGTCGTACCAGAAGCCCACCAGCAGGTAGGAGCACATGCCCACTAGCTCCCAGAAGACGTAGATCTCCAGCAGGTTGGGGCTGAGCACCAGCCCGAGCATCGAGCTGCTGAACAGGGCCAGGTAGGTGAAGAAGCGCACGTAGCTCTTGTCGTGCGCCATGTAGCCATCGGAGTAGACCATCACCAGCAGGGCGATGGTGGTGACCAGGGCCAGCATCACGGCCCCCAGGGGATCCACCCGGTAGCCCATCTGCAGGTTGAAGTCGCCGGTGCTGGCCCAGTTGAACAGCACTTCGGTGGCGGGGGCACCGGCCAGTTGCTGGGCCAGGATCACGAAGCTGATCACAGCGGAAGCCCCCACCAGGCTGATCAGCAGCAGGGCGACGGGTTTGCGCAGTCGGTTGATGGTGCGGTTGAAGCTGATCAACCCCAGCCCCACCAGCGCGGCTCCCGCCAATGGCAGCACGGGAATCAACCAGGCAAGTTCAGCGGCCGAGCTCATCCTGGAAGGGTTTGGGTGCAGGGAGTGTAGGCAGCCTGCCTGGGCGGCTCAGGCCTGATGTGTTGGAGTGCCATCAGCCCAGTAGGGCCCCGAGAGGACTGCGGTTGAAGGCCGTCGCGGCCACGCCGATCCAGCGGTGGCTCCACCACAGCACCCCGATCGCGATCGCGATCCCCAGCTGGGAGGGTCTGAGGAATTCGGCCAGCACCAGCCGCTGGCGTCCGTCCAGCACAGCCCGGAACGGCAGCACCGAGGTGCTCGAGCGCAGCTCCTCAAAGGCGTCACCAAAACGCGCGGCCAGGCGCCGGTCGCCATGCCAGACGGCAAACAGATGGTGGGCGATCAGGCCCAGGCAAGCCCAGGCCGTGAAGCTGCTGCCGATCCAGAGCAGGTGGGTGGCGCACCAGAGCACCTGACCGACCGCCTGGGGATGGCGGCTGATGCGGATGATGCCGCTGGCGTAGAGGCGCACCTCGGGCTTCAGCAGGGCCGGGATTTCCAGCAGGTTGTATGTGGCGGGATAGAGAAAGAAGAAGCTGATCGCCGTCCCCACCCACACGAGCGGCACGATCCAGGGCTGCTCCTGCAGGTTCCAGAGGCGCAGGCCGTCGTAGCGGTGGGCGATGAAGAACCCGATCACCACCACGGCGGCGGGGATGCTCAGGGCGGCGAACAGCAGCCGCCAGGCCCTGGCGCCGATGCGTTCCTCCCCCCAGACGCGCAGGGCGGCCCCACCGCTGTGGAGCACGGCGAAGGCCAGCAGCAGGGCCAGCATCACCAGGCTGCTGTGTTGGAGGGGCGAGATCACGGTTGGGGGCGTCAGTGATGAAGTCTGGCGGAGCCTGAGCCAGCCCTGAGACAGTTCCCCTTAAAGTTCGATCCCTACGCAGCTGCCAGCCCTCCGGGGCGCTCCCATGGCTGATCTGCCGTTCACACTCGATCAGCTGCGCATCCTGCGGGCGATCGCCAGCGAGGGCAGCTTCAAGAAGGCCGCCGACAGCCTCTACGTCACCCAGCCGGCGGTGAGCCTCCAGATCCAGAACCTGGAGAAGCAACTCGATGTCTCCCTGTTCGATCGGGGT
The window above is part of the Cyanobium sp. ATX 6F1 genome. Proteins encoded here:
- a CDS encoding segregation/condensation protein A translates to MAEGGARLAIRLLQDAAERGDLDPWDVDVIAVVDGFLDQLRQRIVVPRLVRADRGQRGGSYEQDLAETSEAFLAASVLVSLKAEVLEAQTFPPEAPLEDPFDLDSSGDPAYDVVIELPRRPERHLWRRPVAPPPLQRPVTLGELIRQLEDIAERLEQEEGRSRPKYRSKRLSDRAAIEQVAALAHREKLPETTAALSQFLLRWPQALDWVDFDDLVTIWTAQAPAELDSDRVGVFWALLFLCAQGKVDLAQEGGLFAPLTLKRNLVESESVQLPLVPAPLPARQALAA
- a CDS encoding lipopolysaccharide assembly protein LapA domain-containing protein; amino-acid sequence: MRQLNFLLIFSFGLAMVMFTLENTAATTVRFLPGINLTLPLAALLLVVGGVGATAAWVFAVWTGVIKKVETLADNGELEAQQVRIRELEEDVQRYRATVDAQLGLLPAAGETSAVAGLGESG
- a CDS encoding NnrU family protein, with the protein product MLALLLAFAVLHSGGAALRVWGEERIGARAWRLLFAALSIPAAVVVIGFFIAHRYDGLRLWNLQEQPWIVPLVWVGTAISFFFLYPATYNLLEIPALLKPEVRLYASGIIRISRHPQAVGQVLWCATHLLWIGSSFTAWACLGLIAHHLFAVWHGDRRLAARFGDAFEELRSSTSVLPFRAVLDGRQRLVLAEFLRPSQLGIAIAIGVLWWSHRWIGVAATAFNRSPLGALLG
- a CDS encoding NAD(P)H-quinone oxidoreductase subunit 5, which encodes MSSAAELAWLIPVLPLAGAALVGLGLISFNRTINRLRKPVALLLISLVGASAVISFVILAQQLAGAPATEVLFNWASTGDFNLQMGYRVDPLGAVMLALVTTIALLVMVYSDGYMAHDKSYVRFFTYLALFSSSMLGLVLSPNLLEIYVFWELVGMCSYLLVGFWYDREGAANAAQKAFIVNRVGDFGLLLGILGLFWATGSFGFEEIAARLSEGLANGSITHVAAVILCLLVFMGPMAKSAQFPLHVWLPDAMEGPTPISALIHAATMVAAGVFLVARLQPIYLQFPDVQTVIAVVGTITCFLGASIALTQHDLKKGLAYSTVSQLGYMVLAMGCGAPIAGMFHLVTHAFFKAMLFLGSGSVIHAMEEVVGHEPVLAQDMRLMGGLRKYMPVTAITFLIGCVAISGIPPLAGFWSKDEILGVAFASYPLLWVVGFLTAGMTAFYMFRLYFLTFEGPFRGHDTAMKQQLLAAAGKGSSSEEQGEGHGHHASHPHESGWQMAAPLAVLAVPSVLIGLLGTPWHSRFGALLDPQEAAEAAEHFSWGEFLPLAGASVAISITGITVAVLAYSLHKLDLARLVAARFPSVNAFLANKWYLDDLNDRLFVQGSRKLARQVLEVDAKVVDGVVNLTGLLTLGSGEGLKYFETGRAQFYALIVFGGVIALVVLFSAFG
- a CDS encoding NAD(P)H-quinone oxidoreductase subunit 4, giving the protein MLDFAVTTGSVAAVPWLSISILFPIAAALAIPFIPDAGDGKTVRWYALGVSLITFLVTAAAYLNGYDPSVEGLQLIERVEWLPDLGLAWSVGADGLSMPLILLTSFITALAVLAAWPVTFKPRLFFFLILAMDGGQIAVFAVQDMLLFFLAWELELLPVYLLLAIWGAKKRQYAATKFILYTAGGSVFILLAALAMGFQGGGAPSFEYSALAAKEFGTRFELLAYAGLLIAFGVKLPIVPLHTWLPDAHGEATAPVHMLLAGILLKMGGYALLRFNVQLLPDAHAQFAPLLVVLGVVNIIYAALTSFAQRNLKRKIAYSSISHMGFVLIGIGSFSAVGTSGAMLQMVSHGLIGASLFFLVGATYDRTHTLQLDEMGGVGQKMRKMFALWTICSLASLALPGMSGFISELMVFVGFVTSEAYALSFRIVMAALAAVGVILTPIYLLSMLREIFFGKENPELASHNQLVDAEPREIYIISALLVPIIGIGLYPRLVTDSYRASIEALVARENLAFNKVIGPIPTGLIRKSLVAPSLLPPALVRVSALA